atcacgtttttatcaaatggagtgaaaaagcaggttttatatcgataaataccatgggaatccccatgtcccaattgcttgaaataattttgaaagttagtattctgatgtcactggtagatgtcgctcgaagcacaacagtgcctacgtcacgacaaatttcacagagtgcgcacagacttttcacctctcctggacatgttccaactgttctgtcctggttgtatcccctctccagatatcgtaagacttagcaaaattattggttttaagggtttgtaacgttttgtattgagacacttacttgtctgaactttattgttattgaaaatgttcacgaactgtgaagaaaaatctcacaaatgaacaacaaatcggatgttgattgcgcgaaccgtgcacgagaaaagaaaccgaaccaaaatgataacggtcatgtggtataccagcatctgtgatgtttacacaggaagattccctctaaaaatagattggacctcacttgcttaacgtttttttcctcaacagcacgtcttgtgaaaaaatgcaaaaaatgcatttcgtggttttacaaacatcaggattaccaaaaagcacttcaggtgaatggaaatgtgtattctaaataataaaatgtaagtaaagtgcaattttatttgtgaaaaatggggtttaatagcgaaaaacaacgccgtaatggttaacaaatagccgtaactagggtgtgtccctttaacttgggcatgcatttaaagctgaTTACACTGAAAACACTGCTCGATATCagtattggtattggtattttACAGTACCAAATACCGTACCAATACTGAGGTAtatcacccccaaaataccgataccgaacctgaaattcaataccgcccagctcaaACAATGATTTATGTATTGTCAGTATTCAgtttcaataaatattaaatggaaTGTTTAGATTTTTTATGTTGACCTGATAGTGATAGTAGAAAGACCTGGACTGAATGCATCTGTTTGAAGTCCTTCACTGTTCAGtattgaattgttttgttttgttaaatatttattttcattatctcaaactaaattaaattttaatgaattttattttattttatttcaggtatGGTTCCAATATGGGTCTGCAATGTCAATGATATAAATTGGCATTCCAAAGGTCATTGTATATCATGACAGATATACTGCAGCTACCCAAGGAGCTTCAGTACTTCATTCTGGCCAAGATCGATGGCATTTCATTGTGCATGGTACAGCGAACTTGCAGTCAGTGGCGTGATATTGTGTTTGACCTCGAATCACACTTCAATGTCTGGTTGCGCTGTTGTATTAAAGAAATTCCAAACGAGATCTTTGTCAAGCTTGCAGGCACCACAGAACTCCACGATATAAATCAAATCAACAGTACTGCTCGAAATGGATTAAAAAAACTGCACTGGTTGTTTTGGAAACAGATGTATATTGAATACATAACTTTTGGAAAAGTAGGAAAATGGAAACctgacaaaactgaaattacacTGAATAATTCCAATTATGGTGTATCTACAGCTTTGGATTTTAAAGGTATATATAGTATCAACAGTTTTTATCATGCAGTTGGACGCATATAAAatgaatacatgtgtatttaactAGTTGTGTTTGGTTTTCTTAtaagaataaaatgtttttgaaagaaacaaccaaacatataCCCTATAAATGCAGCCTAATAAGTTGTTGCActcatccacccactcatcaAACTGACGGTATAGCTATTTActtacctacatgtacctaaaGTCACCTTCCTACCAACAGCTACCTTTCGGCTTTACTACCTACCTCCATCCTGTACAGAATTAGcccaatgtaattaaaattagctccaccaTTACCTGTTGATCTAACACAgtaccccgttggagctcatgtccagttgacctttcattcgaccaatcaaaaccttgcttgccaaatcatgccagtgatttgaaaagaatttgaaaacattcgggattatgccgagggtatacgaaatgattcgggtgaattacgaagtatgctggaaactaatttcaatataaaatttgtttcaagatggggggggggggggggggggggcgaatgtgatggtatagccataaaatctgtttatactagtatacaatccagagtttattactgcacttttccccctgttttttaatgttgaaaataGATgaacaagtttgcctattgcataaatagtctcgcctgatatttttagaatttgtaagCTCccaaataatgctgtaaaaggtaaagtgtaattggtcgatatttaaattgttatttgtagatgaaatgtcacctgggcataggagtccacgcaatgctattagatctactggtagactaatagagctaattttaatcaagaTTGTAATCAGCCAAAACATAGAACTTTCTGCCTTGAACATGTTTGACATGTTATGACCATATACACATACCAGCTGAAAAATTGTTACCTTATGTACATATTAGTTTGAGTTTTGAAGCAATTCTACCAGGATGTGGCAAACCAATGAAAGCATGAGATATTTGTCAGtcgtaggttgacctctgtagtatttaaataatccATTGGTTTgtagttacttgttatatgtagtactaactgataacaactgcaagtggtatagtgccacttgtgTAACAGCAGCACGAGATGGTGCTCAGGtatgagggctgttaactgaacAATTTCGTGGtcaacctatgttgattttttacatggtatttatcagttgtgttgtattgtatttttcacagaatatattctgacatggaaattgtattgaactgcatagAGTAATTAATGTTGGTGTGTAACCTTTAGGTGGAACACTAACTTAAATGTATGGGTACATACATAAAAAGTCTACAATTAACAAAAAAAGGCATCTGTATTCCTCAAGCCAAACTGTTTTGGATTTTATGTGGGAAGGAGTAAATGCTTATATCCATGATAGGTAAAGGTCTTAAGCTTAATACATCCAGTAGCTTATGATTAGAAAAGTATTCGAAAAAACATGGCACCACAAAAAATTTGGATACCAGTAGTTCAGATGATTTATCAAACTAccattataatgtttttaacttaaattataattattaggaTAACCAAGAACAAACctgatatatatgttacagtaagATTGTGAAACTAGGGATTTTGTGAAAACCCTGAACATTTCAGTAATTTcataaaaaacccagttttaGTGTTTTGGTTAGAGGTTTCATGTAATCACTAAAATATTCAGTGATTTCATGCATTCCCTAAACTGAGTTGCTAGGACTTTCATTAATTTACTAGTGAGTTGCTGTTATAGAGATAATCTTGTATTGACAGTTAAgtaattaatgtttcatgttttgatAATGAATGTTATCTTAGCAGGGCtggaacttaagaatttgtctcccacggcgatttttaaaagaatttccATGGGTGAAATATCCCACCAATGGCTATTGTGAGCCTGCCTagggcaattttttaaaaagtgacaaaTAATCATGACTGAAAGGCTATTTTGCTCTATGTAGATATActtcaaatgtgcaaatgttaaatattggcagacaatgtacaccaggtgtatatattttgccattgttgaggagctttgcCTATGACagaaaagtgccatcggtgatgctctctacctatgaCAATTTATATATCTCAACGATGACGATTGGCATCGGTGCCgtcattaagttcgagccctgtcttagttttttttttatcttgatcTGCTataatttgttcaaatattacaacaagattgtaacatatataaatataatattcttagtaagaatttttttttttttacttttgacTACAGACAATTTTCTTGTATCTGGACACAAAGATGGCAGTGTTGTTGTGTGGGACGATTTGAATGCAACTGAACATGATGAACAGATGGGTATTCATATGGTGTCCTACCATTTTAGAGATGTCTCTGATGTCAAGGTCATTACTGAAAGTGAGAtctgaaattataatttttatgtattatttgtttttcttattcATTGGTAGGAAAGAATCGTATTTTAGATTGCTattgttaattacatgtattcagCAGGaatataatgtttacattaaacaaaaataatacatttatgtgaATTTATACTTTGTATAGCACATTTCCTGAAATcattgttctagccagtgcaccataactggtatatcaagatcgtggtatatgttatcctgtctgtgggatattgcatataaaagatccctaatgTAATGACTAAAGAAAAAATGTGGTGGATTTCAtctcaaaattacaatatatccaatagccaatgattaatacatcagtgtgctctggtggtgtcattaaacaaaacaaactttatttcttAAAACTATGGAACTTTGCATTGAGACCATTGTACAGTGTGCTATTAAATATACTAACATATCTTTATTCCTAACAACggacctacatgtatttaacaagtACATTTGTATTCTTACTTGTACTACATAGatttggttaattaattaaagtccATTGTACTGTTTTGCTATAATagacagtgttctcgctgggtgaaaactAAAGGAGGGCAGCTGCGCAGAACCACACCCttaggaaaaaaaataaaaatatgaaaagcaaaaaaacaacaaccgaaaagcaaaaaaaatatttaaaaatggtgggtgggggtgggggagaacttggtggttaccatgttgttgtgtgttgatagactttgtggaaagacatactccttattttgattacaaaacGTTTGTACGAAATACACACAggctcgtcttttaattgaaccgaagatgttatcggtccgatattcactggcagttccggttttgctgaaccatcaaagttttaatattattttaataaaaatttcaagatatatgaaGAACAAAAaagacgtgtgtgtgtgatcccctaatgtcgaaatttgtttttgttattcccatcttcatcgaatgaattgatcactgtgataaaatattatcgccagctgattaaaagtagtttcgtttttgtagtggcagtgtatatattatttggcacccaagatgaatgattttaatgctaaacactaccacttccgttgattttataagtggtgatatccccccaaaatttaaagtttacaatatgttataagaactgctgaatagAACTACAACATTTCCCTTAGGGGTgatcaaaattattttgaacatttctGAAAAGTtttaattggaaataaaattgataaattaatatatttatagtaataatTTCTAGGAAATGAAGGAGAACGAATAAAAGTCATTGTCTCTTCATCGCTGTCGTCAAGAGTTCACATTACAGATCTGATGGGTAAAGAAACTGAGATACGACAGTATTTTTCCAAACAAGTGAACGCTGTCAGGTAagatcaataaaatattgtggCTGTGCCATTGTATTAGGCAGTCAGATTGCTAATCTAAGcagattaaacaaaatatttgaattaattttttaaatagtccTGTTGTATTCTTAAAGGAACTGTTCTGAGTTTTGCAGCCATAAATGTACACAACATATTTATGTTTGTCCGTCTgttcatctgtcccacatacattTTTccagacttctttttttttctccacagttttctggactttttttcacaattccCGAAATTTTGTACAGTTTCAGATCAGGTTTGGcttttatggcgatttacccatttttgacacgGGACACAGTTAagtcccttgaacttaggaaatacgaacatttgttgggcccagtaggggacatgtattgttttagcagcaCTCTCAGaatacttatacatgtatttaatacatctgaataataaaacatgtcaaATTGTCTGAAATACAAAgcattatatatcaataataatctGGGATTCCctttgatttaattatttccaatttTGTTTGGCAGATGAACTTTAACTACTGCATTAGATACAAAATTATTGTAGGCAAAAAGCCATTTTGAGCTCCTCCAAACATTAAGATGACCATAAATGTAACAAAACGCAAGTACAATGAACCCAGGGATATCCAGTTAATAGAGAGGTTCTGAAATTCtgtccaaccagtgcaccatgactggtacatcaaaggttgtggtatgtgctatcctgtctatgggatggtgcatataagagatccctagCCCATGAagcctcactcaatatctgtgtggtccttaaccatatgtctgaccccatataaccgtaaataaaataaatatgttgagtgtgtcgttaaataaaacatttccttccttccttctgtaaTTCTGTACTGATACAAAGAAAAGAGACtgaaaaaatgtctggttttcaaggaattccagtttaccaAGGGTCCGGTTTTGGcgggtttcactgtacaggtatattaaattttttaataaggCCTGGTGCAAATAAGAGGAATAATACTTGAAGCCAGTATTGGGACACTGATAAACATATGAgtaatggaaatatattatttttctcgaTATTATCTACATCCCAAACCTACAGACTAAACATGTTTCAAATTTTAGAAGAATTGGTCAACAGCTAGCAGAATTATCAACATGAACATCTTCATAAACAGCACCAAATATCACTATTTTTGCGTGTCACACTTATAATTCATAAAAGATTATTACTAATACATGGTGTATTAGTATTTTCCTTTATAAAGCAATAGAATacaaatattcataatataaaTCACATACCTAATTTGAACAAATGTTTAGTTACTATGACAACAGCTATAAAAGAATATTTTGACAGTATTTTCAGTTAAAATGGTCAAATGAAGCCAAAATTCACTAAATTGCTTATTTCTAACATTTATGGATCGGTGCTTGAGAATTGAAAagatataataaagaaaaagacTTTATTGGATAATACTGGTCATAGACTACAATTCCCCAACATTACTAACC
The sequence above is drawn from the Gigantopelta aegis isolate Gae_Host chromosome 6, Gae_host_genome, whole genome shotgun sequence genome and encodes:
- the LOC121375176 gene encoding probable E3 ubiquitin ligase complex SCF subunit sconB; the protein is MTDILQLPKELQYFILAKIDGISLCMVQRTCSQWRDIVFDLESHFNVWLRCCIKEIPNEIFVKLAGTTELHDINQINSTARNGLKKLHWLFWKQMYIEYITFGKVGKWKPDKTEITLNNSNYGVSTALDFKDNFLVSGHKDGSVVVWDDLNATEHDEQMGIHMVSYHFRDVSDVKVITERNEGERIKVIVSSSLSSRVHITDLMGKETEIRQYFSKQVNAVSVWGQYFVVAANSSMASGQKVEVVSTPMSTEVVWELHGHKTSDLSAVAMWADEIVTGDFSGNLMSWKLAPDQVTNSDPVLLAQFEVSVKYICLQGKNVIILLGDGSISFCGQERVFKRVLRQSLFEVLRGTPDCITLHGPLLAVCVTFGSFYLYYVPNQDCWDNLDLMAPLTRVCTEKPLITAISLGHHGTGPLVAVATDDGAISIYKWRPP